The nucleotide sequence CTCGGCGGCGCCACCAGATCGAATTCCTCGGCCGCCGTCGCCACGATCTCCGCGCCCAGCCCGCACATGCGGTTCGAGTCGTCGATCACGATCAGCCGCCCGGTCTTGTCGACCGATTTGCGCAGGCACTCCCAATCGAAGGGGTAGACCGTGCGCGGGTCGACGATCTCGATGTCGACCCGGTCCGCGAGCTTCTCGGCGACCTCGATCGCCGTGCCGACATGCTGGCCCACCGCCACGACCGTCAGGTCGCCGCCTTCCCGGACGACGTTGGCCTGCCCCAGCGGCACGATGTCCTCTTCGCCCGCGTACGAGACGTCCGTCGCGCCCAGCAGCGGAGAAGGAGCGAACACGGCCACCGGATCCGGGTCCTGGATCGCGGCCCGCAGCAGCCCGTACGCGTCGGCGGCCAGACCCGGGACGACGGTCTTGATCCCCGCGTGCGCGAGCAGGCTGTACGGGTTGTCCGAATGCTGGCCCGCCCAGCCGAACCGCGAACCCGATCCGGACACGAGATACGTGACCGGGATCCGGACCTGCCCGCCGGTCATCAGGGAGAACTTGTGGGCCTGGTTCACGATCTGCTCGAAGACCAGGTAGATCAGCGAGGAGATCTGGAATTCGATCACCGGTTTCTTGCCCGCCATCGCCGCGCCGGTCCCGAAACTGGTGAAAGCCTGTTCGGACAACGGGGTGTCCAGCACGCGCTCCGGGCCGAACCGGGGCAGCAGTCCCGAAGTGACTCCGCTCGCCCCGACCCCGACGTCCTCCCCGAGCAGGAAGACGTCCTCGTCGGCGGCCATCTCGTCGTGCAGGGCGCGGTTCATCGCGTGCATGTAGCCGAAGTTCTCCGGCGAAGGCAACCCGCTCACAGGATCACCCCCGGCCGGACGGCGGTGGCTCCCGCGTACAGATACATGAGTGCGTCCTTCGGATCGGGCGATGGGGCGTTCTTCGCGAACTCGACCGCCTCGTCGATGGTTTCCTTGACAGCCGCGTCGATCCCGGCGACGACGTCTTCGCCGAGCTGATCGCCCAGCAGCGGGATCGGATCCTTCGTGCGCCAAAGCGCGACCTCGTCGGGGTCGCGGAACTCGACACCGAGGAGTTCGAGCACGGAATGGTGCCCGAAGAACCGGTACGTCCGGCATTCCAGGAACGCCGGGCCACGCCCCGCGCGAACCCCTTCGAGCAGTTCCGCCGCGGCACTCTCCACCGCTTCGACGTCCATGCCGTCGACACTGCGCGAAACCAGCCCGAAGCCTTCGGCGCGCCGGGTCGCGCCTCCCGCCAGCCCCGCTTCGAGTTTGAGGCTCGTCGCGTACTGGTTGTTCTCGCAGACGAACAACACCGGCAGCGACCAGATCGCGGCCAGGTTGAAGGCTTCCAGCAGGACACCCTGGCTCATCGCGCCGTCGCCGAAGAAGCTGACGACGACCTCGGAATCGCCACGGGCTTTGGCCGCCCACGCGGCACCGGAGGCGATCGCGCCGCCCGCGCCGACGATTCCGTTGGCGCCCAGGATGCCCAGCTTCATGTCCGCCGCGTGCATCGATCCGCCGCGGCCCTTGTTGAACCCTTCGAGGGTGCCGAGGAGTTCGGCGAGCAGGCGGCGCGGTTCCGCGCCCTTCGCCAGTACGTGACCGTGTCCCCGGTGGGTGCTGGTGATGCCGTCGCGCTCGGTCAGGTTCGCGCAGATGCCCACGGCGACGGCCTCCTGCCCGATGTACGGGTGGATCCCGCCGTCGATCTCCCCGGCGATGGCCATCGCCAGGCAGCGTTCTTCGAATTCCCGGATCAGTTTCATGGACCGGTACAGGGCCATCCGGTTCTCACGGGTCATTGGCGTGACAGCCCTTCTGTGGAGGTTCGGACGAGCATTCGGTCGACGTAACGGAGCAGCGCGCCGTCGTCGGGGCTCGGCACCACGACGGGCTCGAATTCGCTGATGGGGCGGCCGCTCGACGACGTGGAACCGAAGAGCGGCTTCAGGATGGCGTGTTCCTCGGGGGAACGGGCTTCGAGAGCCGAGAGCCAGTCGGCCACGGGCAGGGTGCCGATCTCGGTACCGGCGCGGCGCAGGAGTTCGACCAGGTACGTCAGCCGCATCGGCCGTTCGCCCGCCAGCACGAACCGGCCACCGTCCGGCCGCCGGTCCAGGCCGAGCCGGGCGAGCGCGCCCGCCGTCTCGTCCACCGCGATCCATGGTTCCTCGATCTCGGTGCCGGGCGCGGCGCCGAGATCGAGGATGTTCCGCAGCACCCGCAGCATGATGTCCCGCGTGTTCCCTTGCCCGGTCCTCGAATCCCCGACGATCCGGGGCAGACGGCAGATCTCGGCCGGTATCCCGTGCTCGGCCGCGGTGATGATCAGCTGCTCCGCGTGCGCCTTGGTCTCCGCGTATCCGCTGCGGGAACCGTTCTCCTCGCCCGCGGAAATGGTCGACACGAACTGCAACCGCTTGAGCCGGGTGGTGGCGGCCAGCCGGATCAGCTCGCGGGTCCCGCCCACGTTGGCGCCTTCGAGTTGTTCGTAGCTGGAGAGCGCGTCGACCCAGGCGCCGTTGTGGCAGATCAGGTCGATTTCTCCCGCGAGCCGCGCGAACACCGCGTCGGCGAGCCCGAGCCCGGGTGCCGAGAGATCGCCGGGAACGACGCTGACCCGCTTCTCGTCGACGTCGTCCCATAAGCCGTAGCGGTCCAGATTTTCGCGCAGCCGCAGCCATCCCGCCCGCTCGTCGGCGGCACGGACGAGGCAGTGCACCCGCAGGTTCTCGCGCGCCAGCAATTCGCGGACCAGGTACGCCCCGACGAATCCGGTGGCGCCGGTGAGCAGGATCTCCGAGACGGCATCGGATCCCCGCGGCGGCAACGGTTCCGGGAGGACACCACGCAACGAGGCCCGCGGATCGAACGAGCGCACGGAGGTCCGCCGGTCGCCGTTGATCTCTTCGGCCAGCTTCGCGATCGTGGGCCGCTCGAACAGCGTCCGCAGAGGCAGGTCGATCCGCAGGGTTTCGCCGATCCGGACGGCGAGCTGCGCGGCCTTCAGGGAGTGCCCGCCGACGTCGAAGAAGCTTTCGTCCCTGCCGACGGTCTCACGGCCGAGGACCTGTGCCCAGATCGCCGCCAGTTTCTCCTCGGTCGGGTTGCGCGGCGGGGCGACCTCGTCCTTCCGGGTGTCGTCCTCGGGTTCCGGGAGCGCCCGGACGTCCAGCTTTCCGTTGATGGTCAACGGGAATTCGGGGAGCGACACGAAAGCCGCGGGCACCAGGTACTCCGGCAGTTCGCGACGCAACCCGGCGCGCAGAGCGGTGTCGTCGACAGCGCCTTTGAGATAGGCGACGAGTCGCTTCTGACCCGAGCCGTCTTCACGGGCGACGACGGCGGCCTGGGTGATCTCCGGCCGGGCCAGCAGCGCGGCTTCGATCTCCCGGGGTTCGACGCGGAAGCCGCGGATCTTGACCTGGTCGTCGACACGACCGAGATACTCCAGATCACCGTCGGCGTTGTACCGCACGATGTCCCCGGTCCGGTAGAGCCGCTCACCGGTCGCCTCGTGGTGGGGAACGAACTGTTCCCCGGTGAGTTCCGGCTGTCCCCGGTAGCCCCGTGCGACACCCGGCCCGGCCACGTGGAGTTCACCCGGTACCCCGGTCGGCGTGAGCCCGCCGCGTTCGTCGAGGACGTACACCCGCGTGTTCCCGATCGGACGGCCGATGGGGATTCCCTTGACGCCTTCGGGAACAGGGGCGGGGATCGGGTGACACGTGGCGAACGTCGTGCACTCGGTGGGGCCGTACCCGTTGAAGAACTTCGTGCCGGGCAGCGCGGCGACGGCGCGGCGGACATGGGTGACGGACAGGGCTTCGCCGCCGACGAGCAGAGTGCGGAGGCCGGCCAGCGCCGCGGTGTCCTCGTCGACGATGTGGTTGAACAACGACGAGGTCAGCCACGCCGTGCTGATCCGGTGCCGGGTGATCACGTCCGCGAGCGGCCGGGCGGTGAGCACCCGCTCGGTGGAGATGACGCAGGTCGCTCCGGTGAGCAGAGCACCCCAGATCTCGAAGGTGGCCGCGTCGAAGGAGATCGCCG is from Amycolatopsis lurida and encodes:
- a CDS encoding alpha-ketoacid dehydrogenase subunit beta gives rise to the protein MSGLPSPENFGYMHAMNRALHDEMAADEDVFLLGEDVGVGASGVTSGLLPRFGPERVLDTPLSEQAFTSFGTGAAMAGKKPVIEFQISSLIYLVFEQIVNQAHKFSLMTGGQVRIPVTYLVSGSGSRFGWAGQHSDNPYSLLAHAGIKTVVPGLAADAYGLLRAAIQDPDPVAVFAPSPLLGATDVSYAGEEDIVPLGQANVVREGGDLTVVAVGQHVGTAIEVAEKLADRVDIEIVDPRTVYPFDWECLRKSVDKTGRLIVIDDSNRMCGLGAEIVATAAEEFDLVAPPRRVCRPDGTVIPYALALDKALVPGAAELTAAVNAALR
- a CDS encoding thiamine pyrophosphate-dependent dehydrogenase E1 component subunit alpha → MTRENRMALYRSMKLIREFEERCLAMAIAGEIDGGIHPYIGQEAVAVGICANLTERDGITSTHRGHGHVLAKGAEPRRLLAELLGTLEGFNKGRGGSMHAADMKLGILGANGIVGAGGAIASGAAWAAKARGDSEVVVSFFGDGAMSQGVLLEAFNLAAIWSLPVLFVCENNQYATSLKLEAGLAGGATRRAEGFGLVSRSVDGMDVEAVESAAAELLEGVRAGRGPAFLECRTYRFFGHHSVLELLGVEFRDPDEVALWRTKDPIPLLGDQLGEDVVAGIDAAVKETIDEAVEFAKNAPSPDPKDALMYLYAGATAVRPGVIL